From a region of the Synechococcus sp. PCC 7502 genome:
- a CDS encoding V4R domain-containing protein: protein MISVADLIQENQVSGNYFGYETYVRGDLESGLLENRRGDRLIAVPTTLIKALYSGLEKETGQAAGLVLFNCGKWWGKNFYTRFNEEITDFYHAPLAEIDMGIFLAALKQCWTTHGWGQLEFDPTYQDRGFILIKTSRSAYSQQLSNQSRPSCFLEAGILTSFFSRLTGRELIAVQISCESMGADVNRFVLGISDRLHIVNSLIDQGLNHEAILSRLLEA, encoded by the coding sequence ATGATTTCCGTTGCAGATTTAATTCAAGAAAACCAAGTTTCAGGCAACTATTTCGGCTATGAAACCTATGTGCGTGGAGATTTAGAATCGGGGCTGTTAGAAAATCGGCGGGGCGATCGCCTGATTGCTGTACCTACAACCTTAATTAAAGCTTTATATTCAGGACTAGAAAAAGAAACAGGGCAAGCAGCAGGGTTAGTGCTTTTTAATTGTGGTAAATGGTGGGGTAAGAACTTTTATACTCGCTTCAATGAGGAAATAACAGACTTTTACCATGCTCCCTTAGCTGAAATTGATATGGGGATTTTCTTGGCAGCGCTGAAGCAATGCTGGACTACCCACGGTTGGGGACAGTTGGAATTTGATCCCACCTATCAAGATCGGGGATTTATCCTGATTAAAACTTCTCGATCTGCCTATAGTCAGCAGCTATCTAATCAGTCTCGTCCTAGTTGTTTTCTCGAGGCGGGTATTCTCACTTCATTTTTCTCTCGATTGACGGGTAGAGAATTAATAGCGGTGCAAATTTCCTGTGAATCTATGGGAGCGGATGTAAATCGGTTTGTGCTTGGTATTAGCGATCGCTTGCATATTGTGAATAGCTTGATCGATCAAGGCTTAAATCATGAAGCTATTTTGAGTCGTTTATTAGAGGCATAG